A part of Gemmatimonadales bacterium genomic DNA contains:
- a CDS encoding OsmC family protein, with amino-acid sequence MDRKASARWEGDLRSGSGKVKLGSGAFEGEYSFGTRFEASPGTNPEELLGAAHAGCFSMALSVGISKAGHTAKRIDTNAVVHLGQVDGGFAITGIDLVTEAEVPGLSNDKFQQLAEATKVNCIVSRALSAVPMTLKATLIG; translated from the coding sequence ATGGACAGAAAAGCATCGGCACGCTGGGAAGGCGACCTCCGCTCCGGCTCCGGCAAGGTCAAGCTCGGCAGCGGAGCTTTCGAAGGCGAGTATTCGTTTGGAACTCGATTCGAGGCCAGCCCCGGCACCAATCCCGAGGAGCTACTCGGCGCGGCCCACGCCGGCTGCTTCTCGATGGCCCTTTCGGTCGGAATTTCCAAGGCCGGGCACACGGCCAAGCGGATCGACACCAACGCGGTGGTGCACCTGGGTCAGGTCGACGGCGGGTTCGCCATTACCGGCATCGACCTCGTCACCGAGGCCGAGGTGCCCGGTCTGTCGAACGATAAGTTCCAGCAACTCGCCGAAGCCACCAAGGTCAACTGTATCGTGTCTCGCGCCCTGTCGGCTGTACCGATGACACTGAAAGCCACGCTGATTGGCTGA
- a CDS encoding diguanylate cyclase, with product MRVLIADDDAISRTVLQRTLTQLGHEVVAVEDGPSAIVHLLEPDGPRLAVLDWMMPGADGLTVCRAVRQRAAPYVYTIVLTARDARQDMVEALEAGADDFLTKPLDPAELTARMRAGVRVVELQERLLEIQEGLRIQATRDDLTGLDNRRVVLDHLERELRRGRHEQRPVAVALTDIDNFKAINDRYGHPAGDVVLKRVAEALRREVREYDAVGRYGGEEFLFVLPGCDGETGLVAAERIRARVAATTAVWEGVELPVTVSVGLAWAAPGTGKVADLIAAADGALYRAKAGGRNRVES from the coding sequence ATGCGTGTTCTGATCGCCGACGATGATGCGATTTCCCGGACCGTGCTGCAGCGAACCCTGACGCAGCTCGGCCATGAGGTCGTCGCGGTCGAGGACGGCCCGTCCGCCATCGTCCACCTCCTCGAGCCAGACGGTCCTCGGCTGGCCGTGCTCGATTGGATGATGCCGGGGGCAGACGGTCTGACGGTCTGCCGGGCGGTCCGACAGCGGGCCGCGCCATACGTGTATACGATCGTGTTGACAGCACGAGACGCCCGGCAGGACATGGTCGAGGCGCTCGAGGCCGGGGCTGACGACTTCCTCACCAAGCCGCTCGATCCGGCGGAACTCACGGCCCGGATGCGGGCGGGTGTGCGGGTCGTCGAACTCCAGGAGCGCCTGCTCGAAATTCAGGAAGGACTCCGGATCCAGGCGACCCGGGACGACCTGACCGGGCTGGACAATCGCCGAGTGGTACTCGACCATCTCGAGCGCGAGCTGCGACGAGGGCGTCACGAGCAGCGACCGGTCGCGGTGGCTCTGACGGATATCGACAACTTCAAGGCAATCAACGATCGCTACGGGCATCCCGCGGGAGACGTCGTGCTCAAGCGGGTGGCCGAGGCGTTGCGCCGCGAAGTCCGCGAGTATGACGCGGTCGGTCGGTATGGCGGTGAGGAATTTCTCTTCGTCCTGCCCGGATGTGATGGCGAAACCGGCCTGGTAGCTGCGGAGAGGATCCGGGCGCGCGTTGCCGCAACGACGGCGGTGTGGGAAGGCGTGGAGTTACCGGTAACCGTGAGCGTCGGATTGGCTTGGGCCGCTCCGGGAACCGGCAAGGTGGCCGATCTGATTGCCGCGGCGGATGGTGCGCTCTATCGAGCCAAGGCGGGGGGCCGGAACCGGGTCGAATCCTGA
- a CDS encoding DUF3817 domain-containing protein, whose product MIDRSFLKGLRVLSLVEGVSTLALFGIAMPLKYFADMPGAVSLVGSIHGLLFVALVVTFLVGIQRIPLPKGVAFAGIAAAVVPFGPFIMDRRLERIASQPG is encoded by the coding sequence GTGATCGATCGATCGTTTCTGAAGGGTCTGCGGGTGCTGAGCCTGGTCGAGGGAGTCTCCACCCTCGCCTTGTTCGGCATCGCCATGCCGCTCAAATACTTCGCCGACATGCCGGGGGCAGTCAGCCTCGTGGGATCGATCCACGGGCTGCTGTTCGTCGCGCTGGTCGTGACGTTTCTGGTTGGTATTCAGCGGATTCCGCTGCCGAAAGGCGTCGCTTTCGCAGGCATCGCTGCTGCGGTGGTTCCGTTTGGTCCGTTCATCATGGATCGCCGGCTCGAAAGGATCGCCAGCCAGCCCGGTTGA
- a CDS encoding TerC family protein, giving the protein MEWLADPQIWIALATLTVLEVVLGIDNIVFISILSAKLPSHQQKRARQIGLMLAMITRIGLLFSISWIIQLTTPLFAVFTEEISGRDLILILGGLFLLAKSTHEIHSKLEGATTESKTPAYPSFATVIFQILLLDVVFSLDSVITAVGMVEQLWVMVTAVIIAVIFMILFATPISDFVDRHPTVKMLALSFLLLIGMTLVAEGFDQHIPKGYIYFAMAFSVFVEIINLKLRKPARDPVHLHKPIPPGL; this is encoded by the coding sequence ATGGAATGGCTGGCGGATCCGCAGATCTGGATTGCCCTGGCGACCCTGACGGTACTCGAGGTGGTCCTGGGGATCGACAATATCGTCTTCATCTCCATCCTGAGCGCCAAGCTGCCGTCCCATCAGCAGAAACGGGCACGGCAGATCGGCCTGATGCTCGCGATGATCACGCGCATCGGCCTGCTCTTCTCGATTTCCTGGATCATTCAACTCACGACTCCGCTCTTTGCCGTCTTCACCGAGGAGATCTCAGGTCGTGATCTGATTCTGATCCTGGGAGGGCTCTTCCTGCTGGCCAAGAGCACCCATGAGATTCACAGCAAGCTCGAAGGTGCAACCACGGAATCGAAGACGCCGGCCTATCCGTCGTTCGCCACCGTCATCTTTCAGATTCTGCTGCTCGACGTCGTCTTCTCGCTCGATTCAGTGATTACGGCTGTCGGCATGGTCGAACAGCTCTGGGTCATGGTCACGGCCGTGATCATCGCCGTCATCTTCATGATTCTGTTTGCCACGCCGATCAGCGATTTCGTGGATCGCCATCCGACGGTCAAGATGCTGGCGCTGAGCTTTCTGCTCCTGATCGGCATGACGCTGGTAGCCGAGGGGTTCGATCAGCATATCCCGAAGGGGTACATCTACTTTGCGATGGCATTCTCGGTGTTCGTCGAAATAATCAATCTCAAGCTGCGCAAACCTGCGCGTGATCCCGTTCATCTCCACAAGCCCATTCCGCCGGGCCTTTGA
- a CDS encoding SDR family oxidoreductase gives MSSPSDSAQPPSILDPALLARLEASADLLEELVDDRGLLAGIPADLKIRLLGAAGRLSRPDALVRRQLVKASRRQRKAARVAREEQALSSTGIRKLRREKIFTTPNVFPPSQADDAEDTGGESKTGTTQQDQLDDRHCYTCKVRFIEVHHFYDQLCPRCAELNFRKRTELANLNGRVALLTGGRVKIGYQAGIKLLRSGAHLIVTTRFPRDSAARYAAEPDFEAWKDRLEIFGLDLRHTPSVEAFCHHLLATQDRLDFIVNNACQTVRRPPAFYQHMMDQETAAASALPTPARKLLGGYEGLRSHRLLAEHSGSSDVDAVTQAATGLLHAAALSQVPLLPDEIDAQRHLFPEGHFDQDLQQIDLRSHNSWRMLLADVPSVELIEVQLVNAIAPFILNARLKPLMLRTSERDKHIVNVSAVEGQFYRRFKTTRHPHTNMAKAALNMMTRTSATDYFNDGIHMNSVDTGWVTDEDPVEIAARKTAEHRFHPPLDIVDGAARIVDPIIVGFNTGHHIWGKFLKDYEPTDW, from the coding sequence ATGTCGAGCCCCTCTGACTCAGCCCAACCTCCGTCCATCCTCGACCCAGCCCTGCTGGCCCGCCTGGAGGCCTCAGCGGATCTCCTGGAAGAGCTCGTTGACGATCGCGGCCTCCTCGCCGGGATCCCGGCCGACCTGAAGATCAGACTCCTGGGCGCCGCCGGGCGGCTCTCCCGACCCGACGCCCTGGTTCGTCGGCAACTCGTCAAAGCGTCGCGCCGGCAGCGGAAAGCGGCCCGGGTGGCGCGCGAGGAGCAGGCGCTGTCGTCCACCGGGATCCGGAAGCTGCGCCGAGAAAAGATCTTCACGACCCCCAACGTCTTTCCGCCGAGTCAGGCGGACGACGCCGAGGACACGGGGGGAGAATCCAAGACAGGCACGACCCAGCAGGATCAGCTCGACGATCGACACTGCTATACCTGCAAGGTTCGCTTCATCGAGGTCCATCACTTCTACGACCAGCTCTGCCCGCGCTGCGCAGAGCTCAACTTCCGGAAGCGGACCGAGCTGGCGAACCTGAACGGCCGCGTGGCCCTTCTCACAGGAGGGCGTGTCAAGATCGGCTATCAGGCAGGCATCAAACTGCTGCGCTCTGGTGCGCACCTGATCGTCACGACGCGATTTCCGCGAGACTCCGCCGCTCGATATGCAGCAGAACCGGATTTCGAAGCCTGGAAGGATCGACTCGAGATCTTCGGCCTCGACCTGCGGCACACGCCGAGCGTCGAGGCATTCTGCCATCACCTGCTGGCGACGCAGGATCGGCTGGACTTCATCGTCAACAATGCCTGCCAGACGGTGCGGCGGCCGCCGGCGTTCTACCAGCACATGATGGATCAGGAAACGGCAGCCGCTTCTGCGCTGCCGACCCCGGCCAGAAAGCTGCTGGGCGGCTACGAGGGCCTACGCAGCCACCGACTCCTGGCCGAGCACTCGGGGTCGTCGGACGTCGATGCCGTCACCCAGGCAGCCACCGGTCTGTTGCACGCCGCCGCGCTGTCCCAGGTTCCGCTCCTCCCCGACGAGATCGATGCGCAGCGCCATCTGTTTCCCGAGGGGCATTTCGATCAGGACCTGCAACAAATCGACCTCCGCAGCCACAACTCGTGGCGAATGCTCCTGGCGGATGTTCCTTCGGTCGAGCTGATCGAGGTCCAGCTGGTCAACGCCATTGCGCCGTTCATTCTGAACGCCCGGCTCAAGCCCCTGATGCTCCGTACCAGCGAGCGTGACAAACACATCGTCAACGTCTCGGCAGTCGAAGGTCAGTTCTATCGCCGTTTCAAGACGACTCGGCATCCGCATACCAACATGGCCAAGGCGGCGCTCAATATGATGACGCGAACCTCGGCCACCGACTACTTCAACGACGGAATCCACATGAACAGCGTCGACACCGGCTGGGTGACCGACGAGGATCCCGTCGAGATCGCGGCACGCAAGACCGCGGAGCACCGTTTCCACCCGCCGCTCGACATTGTCGATGGCGCCGCTCGAATCGTCGATCCGATCATCGTCGGCTTCAATACGGGGCACCACATCTGGGGCAAGTTCCTCAAAGACTACGAACCGACGGACTGGTAG
- a CDS encoding DinB family protein yields MDLPTFLTHLDSVHGRTRRLVDVIPPDQIDWRPAAGRWSFGDLIRHLAGIERYMYGETVHGRPSRYPGHDPALGRSYHEARAYYDRLHDESRALFAALPADRMTEKCLTPAGTPITVWKWLRAHLEHEAHHRGQLYLMLGILGVPTPPIYGLTSEEVQALTPP; encoded by the coding sequence ATGGATCTGCCCACCTTTCTGACGCACCTGGACAGCGTTCACGGCCGGACCCGGCGACTCGTCGACGTGATTCCGCCCGACCAAATCGACTGGCGCCCGGCGGCCGGCCGCTGGTCGTTCGGCGATCTGATTCGCCATCTCGCTGGGATAGAACGGTACATGTACGGCGAAACGGTCCACGGCCGACCCAGCCGATATCCCGGCCACGACCCGGCGCTGGGGCGTTCCTATCACGAGGCCCGGGCGTACTACGATCGCCTTCACGACGAGTCACGGGCGCTCTTCGCGGCGCTCCCTGCCGACCGGATGACCGAGAAGTGCCTGACCCCGGCCGGTACGCCCATCACGGTGTGGAAGTGGCTCCGAGCCCACTTGGAACACGAGGCCCATCACCGTGGCCAGCTTTACCTCATGCTTGGTATCCTGGGGGTTCCAACCCCGCCGATCTACGGCCTGACCTCCGAGGAGGTCCAGGCCCTGACGCCTCCCTGA
- a CDS encoding polymer-forming cytoskeletal protein has product MAIWKEKEKDPVIVKKDAAPIPEPATAKDAEANRVTLPSTNFEVGRKAPEREMKESLIAAELTIEGKIEGTGHIRIAGRFKGDVNVQGNLTIEQGAKLTGAIRAHTVIVAGEVEGNIEDATRVELLQTGVLTGDLKAGSLTVAAGSRMRGQAEFGWDNAGK; this is encoded by the coding sequence ATGGCCATCTGGAAAGAAAAAGAAAAGGACCCGGTTATCGTCAAAAAGGACGCTGCGCCGATCCCGGAGCCCGCGACCGCCAAGGACGCTGAAGCCAATCGTGTCACCCTCCCGTCGACCAACTTCGAGGTGGGGCGAAAAGCCCCGGAGCGAGAAATGAAAGAATCCCTGATTGCAGCGGAGCTGACGATCGAGGGTAAGATCGAGGGTACCGGCCATATCCGGATCGCCGGCCGCTTCAAGGGCGACGTCAATGTCCAGGGCAACCTGACCATCGAACAGGGTGCCAAGCTGACCGGTGCTATCCGCGCTCATACCGTGATCGTCGCCGGCGAAGTCGAGGGCAATATCGAGGACGCCACCCGGGTCGAACTGCTGCAGACCGGCGTGCTGACCGGCGACCTCAAAGCCGGCTCCCTCACCGTCGCTGCCGGATCCCGGATGCGCGGACAGGCCGAGTTCGGGTGGGATAACGCCGGGAAATGA